Proteins encoded in a region of the Podospora pseudopauciseta strain CBS 411.78 chromosome 6, whole genome shotgun sequence genome:
- the YND1 gene encoding Golgi apyrase (COG:F; EggNog:ENOG503NV3I): MGGKKWRWGVILDAGSSGTRLHIYRWKDPEKALKGASKHDLASLPKLMTEKIWTKKIRPGISTFGEKVDKVGPDHLQSLIDHALEIIPKDKIRDTPIFLMATAGVRLLPAVQQSALTREVCYYLRSNTQFSLPDCDMHIQVIKGETEGLYGWIASNYLLGGFDNPDKHQHGKGHHTYGFLDMGGASAQIAFAPNATEAEKHADDLKLLRLRTLDGSPVEYKVFTTTWLGFGVNQARESYVESLEDLYPSSSTELPDPCLPKGLRTTLDGVPVKTPKPKNTTLIGTGHFDECLKKTYPLLGKDKPCSDNPCLINGQHVPAIDFDVNHFIGVSEYWHTTHGVFGGKDDKAYDFTTYQKRVKDYCSQDWTSISKGLNPKKEHAAKNAQEACFKASWLINVLHDGIGVPRIGMEDLPQVNVSKGTQGALEHAKEKGFLEPFQAVDKIDGIEVSWTLGKMVLYAAGQVPPKSGDDGYPVGFGGNVVSGKAVPDDFQFAGSSWRPVGGDNGKHHNGTVGGDDDDWDLDAEDILDRARTRGGQMGFWVFLGLVGLVMWWFRKRERRMRVYSRVRGLTRRRRSHTGKYVPGGNRSPLTKLTTKLFGGRSSSGGGYERVMEEGELDRFELGDVASSSGSGEYSDEDSSSDHSRGSKAGSQFGRSSGLATPTATSGGGLGGGYGFETVTTVGGGMSALNRSGLVVRTDSRERLSLPLSGGVGGVTGRRSRAGSPTRMKSPLGGGTSPLDDR, from the coding sequence ATGGGCGGCAAAAAGTGGCGATGGGGTGTTATACTCGACGCAGGATCTTCCGGAACCAGGTTACATATCTACCGATGGAAAGATCCAGAGAAGGCGCTCAAGGGCGCATCAAAACATGACCTCGCCAGTTTGCCAAAATTGATGACAGAAAAGATATGGACGAAAAAGATCAGGCCGGGAATCTCGACATTTGGGGAGAAGGTTGACAAGGTCGGCCCGGATCATCTCCAGTCCCTGATTGACCATGCGCTCGAGATCATCCCCAAGGACAAGATCAGGGACACCCCGATATTCTTAATGGCGACGGCCGGTGTGCGCCTGCTTCCCGCGGTTCAACAATCAGCCTTAACGCGCGAGGTCTGCTACTACCTACGATCAAACACACAATTTTCGTTGCCAGACTGCGACATGCACATTCAAGTTATCAAGGGGGAAACAGAAGGATTGTATGGCTGGATAGCCTCAAACTACCTCCTTGGCGGCTTCGACAACCCCGATAAACACCAGCATGGAAAAGGTCACCACACATATGGCTTCCTCGACATGGGTGGTGCCTCGGCGCAAATCGCCTTTGCCCCCAACGCCACCGAAGCAGAAAAGCACGCCGACGACCTCAAGCTCTTACGATTACGAACACTCGATGGCTCCCCTGTGGAATACAAAGTATTCACCACGACCTGGCTCGGCTTTGGCGTAAACCAAGCGCGTGAATCCTACGTCGAATCTCTCGAAGATTTGTAtccatcttcctccaccgAACTCCCGGACCCTTGCTTGCCAAAAGGCCTGAGAACCACCCTCGACGGTGTCCCGGTAAAAACCCCCAAACCGAAAAATACCACCCTCATCGGCACCGGCCACTTTGACGAGTGCCTCAAGAAAACCTACCCCCTCCTCGGCAAAGACAAACCCTGCAGCGACAACCCCTGCCTCATCAACGGGCAGCACGTCCCCGCCATCGACTTTGACGTGAACCACTTCATCGGCGTCTCTGAATACTGGCACACCACCCACGGCGTGTTTGGCGGCAAAGACGACAAGGCCTACGACTTTACCACCTACCAAAAGAGGGTAAAAGACTACTGCAGCCAGGACTGGACGTCCATCTCGAAAGGGTTGAATCCGAAAAAGGAGCACGCCGCCAAGAATGCACAGGAGGCGTGCTTCAAGGCGAGCTGGTTGATCAATGTGCTGCATGACGGGATTGGGGTGCCGAGGATAGGGATGGAGGATTTACCCCAGGTTAATGTGTCCAAGGGCACGCAGGGGGCGTTGGAACATGCGAAAGAAAAGGGGTTTTTGGAGCCGTTCCAGGCGGTAGATAAGATTGATGGGATTGAGGTTAGTTGGACGTTGGGGAAGATGGTGCTTTACGCTGCTGGGCAGGTGCCGCCGAAGagtggggatgatgggtaCCCtgtgggatttgggggtAATGTTGTGAGTGGGAAGGCGGTGCCAGATGATTTTCAGTTTGCGGGCTCGAGCTGGAGGCCAGTGGGCGGTGATAATGGGAAGCATCATAATGGCACGGTGGGgggggatgacgatgacTGGGATTTGGACGCGGAGGATATTTTGGATcgggcgaggacgaggggaGGGCAGATGGGgttttgggtgtttttggggttggtggggttAGTGATGTGGTGGTTTAGGAaacgggagaggaggatgagggtttACAGCCGGGTGAGGGGCTTgacgaggcggaggaggagtcaTACCGGAAAGTATGTACCTGGTGGGAATAGGAGTCCGTTGACGAAACTCACTACCAAGCTCTTTGGGGGGAGATCGTCAAGTGGGGGGGGTTAtgagagggtgatggaggaaggggagctCGATCGGTTTGAGCTGGGGGATGTTGCGTCTAGCAGCGGCAGTGGGGAGTATTCTGATGAGGACTCGAGCAGTGACCACTCCCGCGGATCGAAAGCCGGATCTCAGTTTGGGAGGAGCTCGGGCCTGGCGACGCCTACTGCTACGAGCGGGGGTGGGCTGGGTGGGGGGTATGGGTTTGAGACTGTGACGacggtgggaggggggatgtcGGCGCTGAATAGGAGCGGGTTAGTGGTGAGGACGGATAGTAGGGAGCGGTTGAGCCTGCCGTTGAGtgggggtgtgggaggggtaactgggaggaggagcagggcgGGAAGTCCGACTAGGATGAAGAGTcctttggggggagggacaTCACCGCTGGATGACAGGTGA
- the MTR3 gene encoding 3'-5'-exoribonuclease (EggNog:ENOG503NUZX; COG:J): MADRRRINGPPGATMAPVFEDDAGQPEIKNGKGRDRAPNVIRKTFLKTGVTPSASGSAYLEFEGSSKSGVSGLKLSCTVHGPRSLPRSSPFSPHIVLSAHVKYAPFATKQRRGYLRDPSERDLGTHLETALRGAIIADRWPKSGVDIIISIIEGDQDRETSKSQGDETWDMMNVLSGCITVASAALADAGIDCVDTVAGGVAALVQDAGEDSTPRIVVDPIPSDHEKVLGACCVAYLPTRDEITNLWFKGDLPAADAGLYTQLVENGIQASRTANRVLVECLCEATS, translated from the exons ATGGCTGACAGAAGACGTATCAACGGCCCTCCTGGGGCCACAATGGCGCCAGTATTTGAAGATGACGCCGGTCAACCAGAGATCAAGAACGGCAAGGGAAGAGATCGGGCACCAAATGTCATTCGCAAGACGT TTCTCAAGACAGGCGTAACTCCATCAGCTTCTGGTTCCGCCTATCTGGAGTTTGAAGGGTCCAGCAAGAGTGGTGTCTCAGGGTTGAAGCTCAGCTGCACAGTCCATGGGCCACGATCTCTCCCAAGATCAAGCCCATTCTCACCTCACATCGTTTTGTCAGCCCATGTCAAATATGCGCCATTTGCTACAAAGCAGAGACGGGGCTATCTACGAGACCCCAGTGAGAGAGATCTCGGCACCCATCTTGAAACAGCTCTTCGTGGGGCCATCATTGCAGATCGCTGGCCGAAGAGCGGTGTCGATATTATCATCTCGATCATCGAAGGAGATCAAGACAGAGAGACATCAAAATCTCAAGGAGATGAGACTTGGGACATGATGAACGTGTTGAGTGGGTGCATCACAGTGGCTTCAGCTGCATTGGCAGACGCTGGTATCGATTGTGTGGACACTGTTGCCGGAGGTGTTGCTGCACTCGTTCAAGATGCCGGCGAGGACTCAACGCCTAGGATTGTCGTTGACCCCATTCCGTCGGATCACGAAAAGGTATTGGGGGCTTGCTGCGTAGCCTATCTGCCCACAAGAGACGAGATCACCAACTTGTGGTTCAAGGGTGATCTGCCAGCCGCCGATGCTGGTCTGTACACGCAGTTGGTGGAGAACGGCATTCAAGCTTCAAGAACCGCCAACCGGGTGCTTGTTGAGTGCCTGTGTGAAGCTACGAGCTAA
- the ANP1 gene encoding Mannan polymerase II complex anp1 subunit (CAZy:GT62; COG:S; EggNog:ENOG503NYQU), with translation MLPFTSSGSKVVPRHHVSGYSNGYPRGNTFEISPHRFTPRGTTPISRRRKRLFVRLGIVAVILFLFGLITWNGGSVLSVLSLGLLSSSDDFQLETVRYYDLSNVQGTARGWEREERILLCVPLRDAESHLGMFFSHLRNFTYPHNLIDLAFLVSDSKDRTLEVLTESLEAIQNDVDDNQHFGEISIIEKDFGQIVNQDVESRHGFAAQAPRRKLMARARNWLLSAALRPYHSWVYWRDVDVETAPFTILEDLMRHNKDVIVPNVWRPLPDWLGGEQPYDLNSWQESETALALADTLDEDAVIVEGYAEYATWRPHLAYLRDPYGDPDMEMEIDGVGGVSILAKARVFRYGAHFPAFSFEKHAETEGFGKMAKKMQFSVVGLPHYTIWHLYEPSVDDIKHMEQMEKERLAKEAEEKEKAEKSKKIKEEFGDTTGQWEQDKTKLQNIALQDKKEKEAQAEKKAEAQPAAQAPAQGQQKVEGKQEVAKT, from the exons ATGCTGCCCTTCACGTCGTCGGGGTCCAAAGTGGTCCCCCGTCACCATGTAAGCGGGTACTCTAATGGTTATCCGCGAGGGAACACATTTGAGATTTCTCCCCACAG ATTCACACCACGAGGCACAACACCGATATCCCGAAGACGAAAACGCTTATTCGTACGGCTCGGCATCGTCGCGGTcattcttttcctcttcggCCTGATCACCTGGAACGGCGGCTCGGTCCTCTCGGTGCTCTCGCTCGGCCTGCTGTCGAGCAGCGACGACTTCCAGCTCGAGACGGTGCGATACTATGACCTGTCTAACGTCCAGGGCACCGCCagggggtgggaaagggaggagcGCATCCTGCTCTGCGTGCCCCTGCGCGACGCCGAGTCGCACCTGGGCATGTTCTTTTCGCACCTGAGGAACTTTACGTACCCGCACAACCTGATCGACCTGGCGTTTTTGGTGTCGGACTCTAAGGACAGGACGCTGGAGGTGCTGACGGAGAGCTTGGAGGCGATTCAGAACGATGTGGATGACAATCAGCACTTTGGGGAGATTTCGATTATTGAGAAGGATTTTGGACAGATTGTGAATCAGGATGTGGAGAGCAGGCATGGGTTTGCGGCTCAGGCGCCGAGACGGAAGTTGatggcaagggcaaggaaTTGGTTGTTGAGTGCGGCGCTGAGGCCGTATCATTCTTGGGTGTATTGGAGGGATGTGGATGTGGAGACGGCGCCGTTTACGATTTTGGAGGATTTGATGAGGCATAATAAGGATGTTATTGTTCCTA ATGTCTGGAGACCTCTTCCCGACTGGCTTGGTGGAGAGCAGCCTTATGATCTTAACTCGTGGCAGGAGTCGGAAACCGCCCTTGCTCTTGCCGACACTCTTGACGAAGACGCTGTCATTGTGGAGGGTTATGCCGAGTACGCGACATGGCGGCCTCATCTGGCATACCTGCGTGATCCTTACGGCGACCCGGatatggagatggagatcgatggtgttggtggcgtCAGCATTCTGGCCAAGGCGAGAGTTTTCCGTTATGGTGCTCACTTCCCGGCTTTCAGTTTCGAAAAGCATGCCGAGACTGAAGGTTTTGGAAAG ATGGCCAAGAAGATGCAATTCTCGGTCGTGGGCTTGCCACACTACACTATCTGGCATTTGTACGAGCCTAGCGTTGACGATATCAAACACATGGAG CAAATGGAGAAAGAGAGGTTAGCGAAGGAAGccgaagaaaaggaaaaggcagagaagtccaagaagatcaaggaagAGTTTGGTGATACCACGGGTCAGTGGGAGCAAGATAAGACCAAGCTGCAGAACATCGCGTTGCAAGataagaaggagaaggaggctcaggcggagaagaaggctgaggcTCAGCCTGCTGCTCAAGCGCCAGCGCAAGGGCAACAGAAGGTTGAGGGGAAGCAGGAGGTTGCCAAGACGTGA
- the GEA2 gene encoding GDP/GTP exchange factor for ARF (COG:U; EggNog:ENOG503NU9D): protein METGGEGTGSEEAVGVLEKGEEGEGAVEGGDGVVEGEGGETTEKTALLETSAVDEPRLSSSSEKASSTEETAAAGEQGRPSTSSNTEISSESFDLRPYSLPSVRELFRVLVSFLDPHDRRHPDQMRVMALRIIHVALEVAGPSIARHPALAAIAEDQLCCYLFQLVRSDNMAVLQEALIVASTLLSTCRHVLKLQQELYLSYLVACLHPAVEIPREPGIDPSLYSGIPQSPKLVKPPPSQQGSGRSTPVPVKDRQKLGLEGGARKPDARQAMVENIGVLARMPTFMVDLFVNYDCDEDRADLCEDMIGLLSRNALPDSATWSTTSVPPLCLDALLRFIQYIAERLDQTPETEGYPDPEVLREKRRRKKLIIKGANKFNENPKGGLAYLQEKGIIADAKDPVCVAKFLSGTTRVNKKQLGEFLTKRGNEAILDAFMDQFDFSGKRADEALRMMLGTFRLPGEAPLIERVVVSFSEKYFKSEPEGIADQDSVYVLSYAIIMLNTDQHNPTIKKEARMNEAAFARNLRGVNGGKDFPPEYIHDIFHAISTNEIILPSEHDNKHAFDYAWKELLLKSDSAGPLVLCDTNIYDADMFATTWNAIVSCLFFVFMSATDDTVYARVITGFDECARIATKYGNSEALDEIVYRLGYISTLSSEGGSNTTLNTEVQVGENSVMVSELAVKFGRDVRPQLATLVLFRVVTGSEPVIKKSWKHIIRIWLNLFVNSLIPPFFSTEADKLSLPPIPLQPPSQVIDRGAKQNETGFFSAFTSYISSYAADDPPEPSDEELESTLCTVDCVNQCHMGDVFANVSSLPSHNLEALVDSLLAQIPEDNGSTVITVKAENIPPSGTNGQKPRQTTAVYDPGLVYILEFCTVLALRDETTIEVLGKRVVEAIQEILRDVPRYHPVLIERATFYLFNLLQASYDFDYVRVPILLHTVSSFPKDTLIKTSGLVLRGLKLCIEKPCPLRNEMMTSPDFWVILQTLATNPDSAEAVFEILEKGVINSNPSAIMADNYEASLSLLNEYASMASVGAVAEQQNDRKVKGRKFIAKKLEKPSDNKVVERGVRALEGIYKLTSRIPGLMSQSHLESREAWSAYWLPVFQALTTQCTNPCREIRHLAFSSLQRTLLSPDLTSQEEHDEWTAIFGEVLFPLILRLLKPEVFSSDRDGMSETRVQAASLLSKVFLQYLVMLSEWEGLLGLWVRIIEIMDRLMNSGQGDSLEEAVPENLKNVLLIMASNGYLVPPSKNPEREELWNETWKRIDRFLPGLRADLALDVPEEVVPAARGEQQVVQPQGEEGKVEGAAA, encoded by the exons atggagactgggggtgaggggacggggagtgaggaggctgtgggggttttggagaagggggaggagggggagggagcggttgaggggggtgatggggtggttgagggagaagggggtgagaCGACTGAGAAGACGGCTTTGTTGGAGACGTCGGCGGTTGATGAGCCGAGGCTTTCATCGAGCTCGGAAAAGGCGAGCAGTACTGAGGAaacggctgctgctggagaacAGGGGAGGCCGAGTACGAGTTCTAACACGGAAATCAGCTCTGAGTCGTTTGACCTACGGCCTTATTCGTTACCATCGGTCCGCGAGCTTTTCAGGGTGCTGGTTAGCTTCTTGGACCCTCATGACCGCCGCCATCCCGATCAAATGAGAGTCATGGCTCTCAGGATCATCCACGTGGCGCTTGAGGTGGCAGGGCCATCGATTGCGAGGCACCCAGCGCTTGCGGCGATTGCAGAGGATCAGCTGTGCTGCTATCTCTTCCAGCTTGTACGCTCCGATAATATGGCCGTGCTGCAGGAAGCGTTGATTGTGGCGAGCACCCTTCTTTCAACCTGCAGACATGTTCTAAAGCTTCAGCAGGAGCTGTACCTGTCTTACTTGGTCGCTTGCCTTCATCCGGCGGTGGAGATCCCTCGAGAGCCAGGCATTGACCCCAGTCTTTATTCGGGCATCCCACAGTCGCCAAAGTTGgtcaaaccaccaccatcgcagCAAGGTAGTGGCCGTTCTACGCCTGTTCCAGTCAAGGACCGCCAAAAGTTGGGGCTGGAAGGGGGCGCGCGCAAACCAGATGCCAGACAGGCCATGGTTGAAAATATTGGAGTGCTGGCTCGCATGCCTACCTTTATGGTGGATCTGTTTGTCAACTATGACTGCGATGAGGACAGGGCTGATCTGTGTGAGGACATGATCGGTCTGTTGTCAAGAAATGCGCTCCCAGACTCGGCTACTTGGAGCACGACAAGCGTGCCACCTCTCTGTTTGGATGCGCTACTTCGCTTCATCCAGTACATTGCAGAAAGACTTGACCAGACCCCTGAAACAGAGGGCTATCCCGACCCGGAAGTACTCAGAGAAAAGAGGCGAAGGAAAaagctcatcatcaagggCGCAAACAAGTTCAACGAAAATCCAAAGGGCGGTTTGGCATATCTCCAGGAAAAGGGGATCATTGCCGATGCTAAAGACCCAGTCTGTGTGGCCAAGTTCTTGTCGGGTACGACAAGAGTCAACAAGAAGCAGCTTGGCGAGTTCCTCACCAAGAGAGGCAACGAGGCTATTCTAGATGCGTTTATGGACCAGTTTGACTTCTCTGGAAAGAGAGCAGACGAGGCGCTGCGCATGATGCTGGGAACTTTCCGCCTGCCTGGCGAAGCGCCTCTGATTGAGAGGGTAGTTGTTTCATTCTCGGAGAAGTACTTCAAGTCGGAGCCTGAGGGCATCGCAGACCAGGACTCGGTCTATGTCCTCTCCTACGCGATCATCATGCTGAATACGGACCAGCATAATCCAACCATCAAGAAAGAAGCTCGCATGAACGAGGCGGCCTTTGCGAGGAACTTGCGGGGTGTCAATGGCGGGAAGGATTTCCCTCCGGAGTACATCCATGACATCTTCCACGCCATCAGCACGAATGAGATCATCCTGCCATCTGAGCATGACAACAAGCATGCGTTTGACTATGCCTGGAAGGAGCTGCTTCTCAAGTCTGACTCGGCCGGGCCGCTGGTGTTGTGCGATACGAACATTTATGATGCCGACATGTTTGCCACGACGTGGAACGCGATTGTGTCgtgtttgttttttgttttcatgTCGGCGACGGATGATACGGTTTATGCGAGGGTGATTACCGGGTTCGATGAGTGCGCAAGGATCGCGACCAAGTACGGGAATAGCGAGGCGCTGGATGAGATTGTGTATCGGTTGGGCTACATCTCGACTCTGAGCAGTGAGGGAGGGTCGAATACGACGCTTAATACCGAGGTGCAGGTTGGGGAGAATAGTGTTATGGTGAGTGAGCTGGCGGTCAAGTTTGGTAGGGATGTGAGGCCGCAGTTGGCGacgttggtgttgtttaGGGTTGTTACTGGGAGTGAGCCGGTGATCAAGAAGAGTTGGAAGCAT ATCATTCGGATATGGCTCAACTTGTTTGTCAACTCGCTTATACCGCCGTTCTTCTCGACAGAAGCGGATAAGCTCTCGCTGCCGCCTATTCCTCTGCAGCCGCCATCCCAGGTCATTGATCGGGGTGCCAAGCAGAACGAGACAGGCTTCTTCTCGGCATTCACCTCGTATATCTCAAGCTATGCGGCCGATGACCCGCCTGAACCTTCAGATGAGGAATTGGAGAGCACGCTCTGCACTGTCGACTGCGTCAACCAGTGTCACATGGGGGATGTGTTTGCCAATGTCTCGAGCCTACCAAGTCATAATCTTGAAGCACTGGTAGATTCTTTGCTGGCACAAATTCCAGAAGACAATGGGTCGACCGTCATCACTGTCAAGGCCGAGAATATCCCACCGTCTGGAACTAACGGACAGAAACCTCGTCAGACCACCGCCGTCTACGACCCGGGGTTGGTATACATCTTGGAGTTCTGCACAGTCCTCGCCCTTCGTGATGAGACCACCATCGAGGTTCTCGGCAAGCGGGTCGTGGAAGCTATCCAGGAGATCCTGAGAGATGTTCCTCGGTACCACCCTGTCCTCATCGAGAGAGCTACCTTCtacctcttcaacctcctccaagcaAGTTACGACTTTGACTACGTCCGCGttcccatcctccttcaCACCGTCTCCAGCTTCCCCAAAGACACTCTCATAAAGACGTCTGGTCTCGTCCTCCGCGGCCTAAAGCTCTGCATCGAAAAGCCATGCCCTCTCCGAAACGAGATGATGACCTCACCCGACTTTTGGGTCATCCTCCAGACCCTCGCCACCAACCCAGACTCAGCAGAGGCCGTCTTTGAGATTCTGGAGAAGGGTGTTATCAACAGCAACCCCTCGGCAATCATGGCGGACAACTATGAGGCGTCTCTCTCGTTGCTCAACGAATATGCCAGCATGGCGAGCGTCGGCGCGGTAGCAGAGCAGCAAAACGACCGCAAGGTCAAGGGCCGCAAATTCATTGCCAAGAAGCTTGAGAAACCAAGCGACAACAAGGTTGTCGAAAGGGGCGTTAGGGCCCTGGAGGGAATCTACAAGCTCACGTCTCGCATCCCCGGTCTCATGTCCCAGAGTCATCTAGAGAGCAGGGAGGCGTGGTCGGCGTATTGGCTTCCTGTTTTCCAGGCCCTAACAACGCAGTGCACGAACCCCTGTCGGGAGATTAGACATTTGGCGTTTTCTAGCCTGCAGAGGACGCTGCTTAGCCCAGATCTGACGTCCCAGGAGGAGCATGATGAGTGGACGGCGATTTTCGGGGAGGTGCTGTTCCCGCTTATCTTGAGGCTGTTGAAGCCGGAGGTTTTCAGCTCGGATCGGGACGGGATGAGCGAGACGAGGGTGCAGGCTGCGAGCTTGCTGAGCAAAGTTTTCTTGCAGTATTTGGTCATGCTGAGCGAGTGGGAGgggctgttggggttgtgggtgAGGATTATTGAGATTATGGACCGGTTGATGAATAGTGGGCAGGGGGATAGTTTG GAGGAGGCTGTTCCGGAGAATTTGAAGAATGTGTTGCTTATTATGGCGAGTAATGGGTACTTGGTGCCGCCGAGCAAGAACCccgagagggaggagctgtGGAACGAGACGTGGAAGAGGATTGATAGGTTTCTGCCGGGGTTGAGGGCGGATTTGGCGCTGGATGTGCctgaggaggtggtgccGGCGGCTAGGGGGGAGCAGCAGGTGGTGCAGCCtcaaggggaggaggggaaggtggaAGGGGCGGCGGCGTGA
- a CDS encoding hypothetical protein (CAZy:CE3; EggNog:ENOG503PC66; COG:G), with product MKFNGASRRSHRHFVAIATLIFSTLALSTPGPVSNGQDGEQRVISDGAKDETQTSREKSSDKEGTISGFNPPDFELRILALGDSITYGQGSSHGNGYRKYLRDSLRQAGYKVNMVGSKQHGLMNNNQVEARDKMDRVATIHGLSKHSVKYQPNVILIHAGTFDTLMQNDLYETEYNYSMPAFGSGSSPWIGGIYQRYADMVDYLFDQVPNTTIILSTIIPTGNRIIYKNMDYVTSMAREVVADRLWVLEPERPQKIVLADMWAVGIGAAEFEVMGRHDFRADGIHPNDSGYEKMASIFLRAIIGAGESGFLSPLRDSEHVENMAETYGDDLDTFTVEAQVPSPAIDENVMIYMAARATNMRGTGGKTPDDGIWSKTED from the exons ATGAAGTTCAACGGTGCTTCCCGGCGGAGCCACAGACATTTTGTTGCCATTGCAACACTTATATTCTCAACGCTCGCCTTGTCTACTCCTGGGCCTGTCTCCAATGGTCAAGATGGCGAACAGAGAGTTATCAGTGACGGAGCAAAAGATGAGACCCAGACATCTCGGGAAAAAAGCAGTGATAAAGAAGGGACAATCAGTGGCTTCAACCCTCCAGACTTTGAACTTCGCATTCTGGCCCTCGGTGATTCCATCACTTATGGGCAGGGCTCAAGCCATGGCAATGG ATACCGCAAATACCTCCGAGACTCCCTCCGGCAGGCAGGCTACAAAGTCAACATGGTCGGCAGCAAGCAGCACGGCCTCATGAACAACAACCAAGTCGAGGCACGCGACAAGATGGACCGAGTCGCCACCATCCACGGGTTATCCAAGCACTCGGTCAAGTACCAGCCCaacgtcatcctcatccacgcCGGCACCTTCGACACCCTCATGCAAAATGATCTCTACGAGACAGAATACAACTATTCCATGCCAGCATTCGGGTCAGGGTCATCACCCTGGATCGGCGGCATCTACCAGCGATACGCCGACATGGTAGACTATCTTTTCGATCAGGTGCCCAACACAACCATCATCTtgtccaccatcatcccgaCCGGGAATCGAATCATTTACAAAAACATGGACTATGTAACCTCCATGGCCCGAGAGGTTGTTGCCGATCGTCTTTGGGTTCTCGAGCCTGAACGGCCGCAGAAGATTGTACTCGCAGATATGTGGGCGGTCGGCATCGGAGCAGCAGAATTCGAGGTGATGGGTCGGCATGATTTCAGGGCGGATGGGATCCACCCCAACGATTCTGGATACGAGAAGATGGCGAGTATCTTCTTACGGGCGATTATCGGTGCCGGTGAAAGTGGCTTTCTTTCCCCGCTGAGAGATTCGGAGCATGTGGAAAACATGGCGGAAACTTACGGTGACGACCTTGACACCTTCACTGTCGAGGCGCAGGTCCCGTCACCAGCAATTGACGAGAATGTGATGATATATATGGCAGCACGGGCAACGAATATGAGGGGCACGGGGGGCAAAACTCCAGATGATGGTATATGGAGTAAAACAGAGGATTGA